In Felis catus isolate Fca126 chromosome A2, F.catus_Fca126_mat1.0, whole genome shotgun sequence, the following proteins share a genomic window:
- the SSBP1 gene encoding single-stranded DNA-binding protein, mitochondrial isoform X2 has translation MFRRPVLQVFHQFVRRESEIASSLVLERSLNRVQLLGRVGQDPVMRQVEGKNPVTIFSLATNEMWRSGESEVYQMGDVSQKTTWHRISVFRPGLRDVAYQYVKKGSRIYVEGKVDYGEYTDKNNVRRQATTIIAESEHEQGRVRERGRHRI, from the exons ATGTTTCGGAGACCTGTATTACAG GTGTTTCATCAGTTTGTAAGACGTGAGTCTGAAATAGCCAGCAGCTTGGTTCTTGAAAGAT CTCTGAACCGTGTGCAGCTCCTTGGGCGAGTGGGTCAGGACCCCGTCATGAGACAGGTGGAAGGGAAGAACCCGGTCACAATATTTTCTCTAGCAACGAATGAGATGTGGCGGTCAGGGGAGAGTGAAGTATACCAAATGG GTGATGTCAGTCAAAAGACGACATGGCACAGAATATCAGTATTCCGACCAGGCCTCAGAGATGTGGCGTATCAGTATGTGAAAAAGGG gtCCCGTATCTATGTGGAAGGGAAAGTCGACTATGGTGAATACACAGATAAAAACAATGTGAGGCGACAGGCAACAACAATCATAGCTG agagcgagcatgaacaggggagggtcagagaaagagggagacacagaatctga
- the SSBP1 gene encoding single-stranded DNA-binding protein, mitochondrial isoform X6, translated as MFRRPVLQVFHQFVRRESEIASSLVLERSLNRVQLLGRVGQDPVMRQVEGKNPVTIFSLATNEMWRSGESEVYQMDLGDVSQKTTWHRISVFRPGLRDVAYQYVKKGSRIYVEGKVDYGEYTDKNNVRRQATTIIAVNCC; from the exons ATGTTTCGGAGACCTGTATTACAG GTGTTTCATCAGTTTGTAAGACGTGAGTCTGAAATAGCCAGCAGCTTGGTTCTTGAAAGAT CTCTGAACCGTGTGCAGCTCCTTGGGCGAGTGGGTCAGGACCCCGTCATGAGACAGGTGGAAGGGAAGAACCCGGTCACAATATTTTCTCTAGCAACGAATGAGATGTGGCGGTCAGGGGAGAGTGAAGTATACCAAATGG ATTTAGGTGATGTCAGTCAAAAGACGACATGGCACAGAATATCAGTATTCCGACCAGGCCTCAGAGATGTGGCGTATCAGTATGTGAAAAAGGG gtCCCGTATCTATGTGGAAGGGAAAGTCGACTATGGTGAATACACAGATAAAAACAATGTGAGGCGACAGGCAACAACAATCATAGCTG TTAACTGTTGCTAA
- the SSBP1 gene encoding single-stranded DNA-binding protein, mitochondrial isoform X4: MFRRPVLQVFHQFVRRESEIASSLVLERSLNRVQLLGRVGQDPVMRQVEGKNPVTIFSLATNEMWRSGESEVYQMDLGDVSQKTTWHRISVFRPGLRDVAYQYVKKGSRIYVEGKVDYGEYTDKNNVRRQATTIIADNIIFLSDQTKEKA; encoded by the exons ATGTTTCGGAGACCTGTATTACAG GTGTTTCATCAGTTTGTAAGACGTGAGTCTGAAATAGCCAGCAGCTTGGTTCTTGAAAGAT CTCTGAACCGTGTGCAGCTCCTTGGGCGAGTGGGTCAGGACCCCGTCATGAGACAGGTGGAAGGGAAGAACCCGGTCACAATATTTTCTCTAGCAACGAATGAGATGTGGCGGTCAGGGGAGAGTGAAGTATACCAAATGG ATTTAGGTGATGTCAGTCAAAAGACGACATGGCACAGAATATCAGTATTCCGACCAGGCCTCAGAGATGTGGCGTATCAGTATGTGAAAAAGGG gtCCCGTATCTATGTGGAAGGGAAAGTCGACTATGGTGAATACACAGATAAAAACAATGTGAGGCGACAGGCAACAACAATCATAGCTG ATAATATTATATTTCTGAGTGACCAGACCAAAGAAAAGGCATAG
- the SSBP1 gene encoding single-stranded DNA-binding protein, mitochondrial isoform X5 → MFRRPVLQVFHQFVRRESEIASSLVLERSLNRVQLLGRVGQDPVMRQVEGKNPVTIFSLATNEMWRSGESEVYQMGDVSQKTTWHRISVFRPGLRDVAYQYVKKGSRIYVEGKVDYGEYTDKNNVRRQATTIIADNIIFLSDQTKEKA, encoded by the exons ATGTTTCGGAGACCTGTATTACAG GTGTTTCATCAGTTTGTAAGACGTGAGTCTGAAATAGCCAGCAGCTTGGTTCTTGAAAGAT CTCTGAACCGTGTGCAGCTCCTTGGGCGAGTGGGTCAGGACCCCGTCATGAGACAGGTGGAAGGGAAGAACCCGGTCACAATATTTTCTCTAGCAACGAATGAGATGTGGCGGTCAGGGGAGAGTGAAGTATACCAAATGG GTGATGTCAGTCAAAAGACGACATGGCACAGAATATCAGTATTCCGACCAGGCCTCAGAGATGTGGCGTATCAGTATGTGAAAAAGGG gtCCCGTATCTATGTGGAAGGGAAAGTCGACTATGGTGAATACACAGATAAAAACAATGTGAGGCGACAGGCAACAACAATCATAGCTG ATAATATTATATTTCTGAGTGACCAGACCAAAGAAAAGGCATAG
- the SSBP1 gene encoding single-stranded DNA-binding protein, mitochondrial isoform X3, protein MFRRPVLQVFHQFVRRESEIASSLVLERSLNRVQLLGRVGQDPVMRQVEGKNPVTIFSLATNEMWRSGESEVYQMDLGDVSQKTTWHRISVFRPGLRDVAYQYVKKGSRIYVEGKVDYGEYTDKNNVRRQATTIIADPHLAFSGLKCGHDD, encoded by the exons ATGTTTCGGAGACCTGTATTACAG GTGTTTCATCAGTTTGTAAGACGTGAGTCTGAAATAGCCAGCAGCTTGGTTCTTGAAAGAT CTCTGAACCGTGTGCAGCTCCTTGGGCGAGTGGGTCAGGACCCCGTCATGAGACAGGTGGAAGGGAAGAACCCGGTCACAATATTTTCTCTAGCAACGAATGAGATGTGGCGGTCAGGGGAGAGTGAAGTATACCAAATGG ATTTAGGTGATGTCAGTCAAAAGACGACATGGCACAGAATATCAGTATTCCGACCAGGCCTCAGAGATGTGGCGTATCAGTATGTGAAAAAGGG gtCCCGTATCTATGTGGAAGGGAAAGTCGACTATGGTGAATACACAGATAAAAACAATGTGAGGCGACAGGCAACAACAATCATAGCTG ACCCTCACCTGGCTTTTTCTGGTCTGAAATGTGGACATGATGACTGA
- the SSBP1 gene encoding single-stranded DNA-binding protein, mitochondrial isoform X1 — MFRRPVLQVFHQFVRRESEIASSLVLERSLNRVQLLGRVGQDPVMRQVEGKNPVTIFSLATNEMWRSGESEVYQMDLGDVSQKTTWHRISVFRPGLRDVAYQYVKKGSRIYVEGKVDYGEYTDKNNVRRQATTIIAESEHEQGRVRERGRHRI; from the exons ATGTTTCGGAGACCTGTATTACAG GTGTTTCATCAGTTTGTAAGACGTGAGTCTGAAATAGCCAGCAGCTTGGTTCTTGAAAGAT CTCTGAACCGTGTGCAGCTCCTTGGGCGAGTGGGTCAGGACCCCGTCATGAGACAGGTGGAAGGGAAGAACCCGGTCACAATATTTTCTCTAGCAACGAATGAGATGTGGCGGTCAGGGGAGAGTGAAGTATACCAAATGG ATTTAGGTGATGTCAGTCAAAAGACGACATGGCACAGAATATCAGTATTCCGACCAGGCCTCAGAGATGTGGCGTATCAGTATGTGAAAAAGGG gtCCCGTATCTATGTGGAAGGGAAAGTCGACTATGGTGAATACACAGATAAAAACAATGTGAGGCGACAGGCAACAACAATCATAGCTG agagcgagcatgaacaggggagggtcagagaaagagggagacacagaatctga